AATCAGCAGGCAATCCTCGGGGATTTTCGGACTCAATTGAATCGAGTGATCGAGGGACGTTACAAACGTCTTCAGATTTCGATTATTAATTCCCAGCATCGGAGGTGATAACTTCAAGACCCGTTCCAGATTCTCCGGCTCATAAATTTCCACCAGCGCCGACATCCCTAACTCCAAAGCGTAGCCATATAAGTCTTCGAGCTTACGGTCATCCAGACACTCGGCGATCAGCAACACACAGTCAGCACCAGCGACGCGTGCTTCCAGAATCTGATAGCGATCGATGATGAAATCTTTTCTCAAAACCGGAATCGAGACAGCCTGACGAACTGCTTTCAAATAATCCAGATGACCCTGAAAAAAATGTTCGTCTGTCAACACACTGAGACAGGCGGCTCCCGATGATTCATAAATCCGGGCAATTTCAACCGGATGAAAGTCTTCACGAATAACACCCGCTGAGGGAGACGCCTTTTTCACTTCGGCAATCAGTCCCACCGGACCATGAGTTCGCAGAGAACCAACAAAATCACGTACTGATGGGGCAGCCGCCAATTGCTCTCCCAGTTCCTCTATAGACCGCTTTGCTTTCGCCGCGGCGACTTCCGTCTTTTTATAAGCGATGATTTCTTCGAGAATATTTGCCACGACTGTCTCTACGTACCTTAGTTGAGATTAAAAATCGCAAATTCTGAATCCGTAGCATAACTTCCTGAGACGCGAAGTACCACAGAGTCGGCAAATCCAACATGAATTCGGCTTGTAATTCCGGTTTCTGATCACGACGATGGTCTGTATTAGTATCTTGCACAGATAAAATCGATCCAGATCGGAGTTTCTCAGGTTGATCCCTACGTCGCTGCACCTCTTACTTTTACTGCTGACGCTGCTGAGCATACGCTATTGGCTCAGGCTTTATCAAACCAGACGCATGTCCTCGGTCTTTCAGCTCAACCCCCAGCGCAGTCAACTGGAAATGTCCGCACCGGTCGTTCTGGCGCTACTCTGGATTACCCTGCAATTGACAACCATGATTTCGAAAACGGTACAGCCAGAGCCTCCTCTTGCCAAACCCATTACCTTGAATGATATTATTGGATCCTGTGTGATCACATTCTCTTTTGGAACCGTTTTAATTTTAATTCTGACACTACTTAACCCGAACAAGATGCAAAATCTGGGATTTCGGCTGAATCAAAAAACAGGGCAGATTCGTGATGGTTCCGTCGGCTTTCTGTTGGCCTTACTCCCCGTAATGGCCTTGCTCCTGCTGACACACTCTTTTCGAACCGAAGAGACAATGCATCCCTTTTTTCAGCAGTTGAAAGAACACCCCGAGTTCTCCACCATCAGCTGGATTTTAATTTCCGCTGTACTCGTCGCCCCCTTATTTGAAGAACTGGTCTATCGGGTCCTCTTTCAAAGCTGGCTCGAAAAACTGCTACCTCCCTACATCGCCATTTTGACCAGCTCGCTGGTCTTCAGCATCGTACATGGCTTCCCCGATTGCATCCCGCTGTTTCCACTCGCATTCATTCTGGGAACACTCTTTTATTACCGCCGCAGTTACGCCGCAAATGTCATCACTCACGCTCTGTTTAACGGCGTCAATCTCGCACTGGCCCTCGCAAATCAACCCCCAGCCAGTTAAATCACGCCAGCCCGCAATATGACCTTTTGTCCATATTTCTTTTTGGGGTTCACCCGGTTTCAAGAAAATAGTATCCTTCCCACCTCTCTCATCCCCTCCTATCCCTTCGGAGACCTCCGAAATGAAACCGTTCCCCTCACGCCTTGGTGCGTGGTTCTGTCTTTGCGCCTGTCTCTGCTTATCCTGCCAGACGATGAAGTCCAAAATGGATTTGATCTATACCGGAAAGGTCACAGGAGCATTATCCCAGCAATTGGTCGAATCCTATGCCGATTCGCTGAAGGATCCCATCGCCGCAGAACAGACTGATGAATATACAAAATGGAAAGTTCTATACGCGACGAATCGGCTGCAGGAAACGAATGCCCGTGGTGAAATGGGTTATGCAAATGAGTTCGGCACGGCACTGGCTTATGGAACAGGGCAGGTTCGTATCTCCTCAAAGAACCGCAGCGATCTAAAAACAAAAGTCATTCAGACCCTCTGGCAGGGTGCACCAGCACCGGAAGGACAGGTCGAAATTAGTACGTTAACTCCCACGACAGAAACTCCTTTTTTTGAGAGTCTCAATACGCTGTTGGAACGTTCGCCGCAAAAAGATGTGCTCGTGTTCGTCCATGGATTCAACGTGAACTTTCCCAGCGCCGTCACCCGTGCAGCACAAATCGCCAATGACCTCCCCTTCAATGGTGCGGTCGTCTGTTACAGTTGGCCCTCACAAGGCGGCGTGGAAAAATATCTCCTCGATGGTCAGGTCGCCAATGCCAGCGTCGAACCAATGGCCCAGTTCCTAGAGACCTTAGTCAGCTCGGTCCCTAAAGGAACAAAAATTAACATCATGGTTCACAGCATGGGGAACCGCGTCGTCATGCGAGCTATGAACCGTTTACCGGAAGTCTTTCAACTAACAAAACCGTTCCAGAACGTAATCTTAGCCGCCCCTGATGTAGGAGTCTCCGAGTTTAAAGAACTGGCTCCTGCCATCATTGCACAATCAAATCGTGTGACCCTCTATTCCGGATCAGGTGACGTCGCCCTGGTTGCATCGAAAGCAGTGAACCAGGAGCGCAGGGCCGGCGACTCGCGCGAACCATTGATCATGGAAGGCATTGAGACGATTGATGTCTCGGCCGTGGATACCAGCTTCATGAGCCACTCCTATTACGGCAGTAACCGTGCCGTCCTGAGTGACCTGTTTGCGCTGCTGAAGCAGGACAGCTCTGCAGTAGACAGAAAATGGCTCCTCTCAAAAAAACATTCCGGCAGAAACTACTGGGCGTTTGAAAAAGAGCCGCCGGAAATTAAGAAAGTTCGCTCCACCAGTCTCTGATCTGTAATTTGACGAGTATGATTGACTGAAAACACGAATGCGTGCTGCCTGGCTTGCTTTTGTTTAAATTCAATGAGTACAAATCATGAAGAACTCCACGTCCCGCTTCTCTGACCGTGTTGATAATTACATCAAATACCGCCCGGACTATCCCACGCAGGTCCTGGAAACCCTCAAGACAAACTGTGGCTTATCATCTGATTCGCTGATCGCAGATATCGGCTCTGGGACTGGAATCTCGACGCGGCTGTTTCTCGATAACCAGAACACCGTTTATGCAATCGAACCGAATGCTGAAATGCGACAGGCGGCAGAGAATTTTTTTAAAGACAATCCCCATTTCCACAGCGTCAACGCAACGGCTGAAGAAACTCATCTCCCCGGCGATCTCTTTGACTTCGTGATTGCCGGTCAGGCGTTCCACTGGTTTGACCAAAAGCAGGCCAAACTGGAATTTCAACGGATTCTCAAGCCGCAAAGCTGGGTCGTTCTACTCTGGAACGAGCGAAAAGTGGACACGACACTATTTCTGGTCGCTTACGAAAAAATGCTGCTCGACTTCGCCACCGATTACAAGGAAGTGAACCACACACAAATTTCACATGAGGACTTCGCTCGATTTTTTGATCCCCACCCTCTGCACACCCACACGCTGCCTAACAGTCAGACATTCGATTTCGAATCACTCAAAGGCAGACTGCTCTCTTCATCCTATTGCCCCAATGAAGGACAACCGGGCTATGAGCCAATGATGAAACGTCTGCAGGATATTTTTGAAGAACACCAAACGGAGGGAAGCGTCCTGTTTGAATATGACACAACTCTGTATTTTGGTCATCTCAAGTAAGAGTATTTGCCGAATCGGTATTCTGGCCCACCTTCAATCCCCCTGAAACAA
This genomic interval from Gimesia alba contains the following:
- a CDS encoding CPBP family intramembrane glutamic endopeptidase, which encodes MSSVFQLNPQRSQLEMSAPVVLALLWITLQLTTMISKTVQPEPPLAKPITLNDIIGSCVITFSFGTVLILILTLLNPNKMQNLGFRLNQKTGQIRDGSVGFLLALLPVMALLLLTHSFRTEETMHPFFQQLKEHPEFSTISWILISAVLVAPLFEELVYRVLFQSWLEKLLPPYIAILTSSLVFSIVHGFPDCIPLFPLAFILGTLFYYRRSYAANVITHALFNGVNLALALANQPPAS
- a CDS encoding alpha/beta hydrolase, with amino-acid sequence MDLIYTGKVTGALSQQLVESYADSLKDPIAAEQTDEYTKWKVLYATNRLQETNARGEMGYANEFGTALAYGTGQVRISSKNRSDLKTKVIQTLWQGAPAPEGQVEISTLTPTTETPFFESLNTLLERSPQKDVLVFVHGFNVNFPSAVTRAAQIANDLPFNGAVVCYSWPSQGGVEKYLLDGQVANASVEPMAQFLETLVSSVPKGTKINIMVHSMGNRVVMRAMNRLPEVFQLTKPFQNVILAAPDVGVSEFKELAPAIIAQSNRVTLYSGSGDVALVASKAVNQERRAGDSREPLIMEGIETIDVSAVDTSFMSHSYYGSNRAVLSDLFALLKQDSSAVDRKWLLSKKHSGRNYWAFEKEPPEIKKVRSTSL
- the trpC gene encoding indole-3-glycerol phosphate synthase TrpC, with product MANILEEIIAYKKTEVAAAKAKRSIEELGEQLAAAPSVRDFVGSLRTHGPVGLIAEVKKASPSAGVIREDFHPVEIARIYESSGAACLSVLTDEHFFQGHLDYLKAVRQAVSIPVLRKDFIIDRYQILEARVAGADCVLLIAECLDDRKLEDLYGYALELGMSALVEIYEPENLERVLKLSPPMLGINNRNLKTFVTSLDHSIQLSPKIPEDCLLISESGIRTRQDVLRLQAAGVRGILVGETLMRVPDIGSEVKEILGTHV
- a CDS encoding class I SAM-dependent methyltransferase: MKNSTSRFSDRVDNYIKYRPDYPTQVLETLKTNCGLSSDSLIADIGSGTGISTRLFLDNQNTVYAIEPNAEMRQAAENFFKDNPHFHSVNATAEETHLPGDLFDFVIAGQAFHWFDQKQAKLEFQRILKPQSWVVLLWNERKVDTTLFLVAYEKMLLDFATDYKEVNHTQISHEDFARFFDPHPLHTHTLPNSQTFDFESLKGRLLSSSYCPNEGQPGYEPMMKRLQDIFEEHQTEGSVLFEYDTTLYFGHLK